From a single Arachis hypogaea cultivar Tifrunner chromosome 3, arahy.Tifrunner.gnm2.J5K5, whole genome shotgun sequence genomic region:
- the LOC112789158 gene encoding coatomer subunit alpha-1 gives MLTKFETKSNRVKGLSFHSKRPWILASLHSGVIQLWDYRMGTLIDRFDEHDGPVRGVHFHNSQPLFVSGGDDYKIKVWNYKLHRCLFTLLGHLDYIRTVQFHHENPWIVSASDDQTIRIWNWQSRTCISVLTGHNHYVMCASFHPKEDIVVSASLDQTVRVWDIGSLKRKAGPPSDDILRLSQMNTDLFGGVDAVVKYVLEGHDRGVNWAAFHPTLPLIVSGADDRQVKLWRMNDTKAWEVDTLRGHMNNVSCVMFHAKQDIIVSNSEDKSIRVWDATKRTGIQTFRREHDRFWILATHPEMNLLAAGHDSGMIVFKLERERPAFAVSGDCLFYAKDRFLRYYEFSTQRETQVLTIRRPGSLTLNQSPKTLSYSASENAVLLCSDVEGGSYELYTISKDGAFIGRGDMQEPKKGLGGSAVFVARNRFAVLDKTSNQVLVKNLKNELVKKSALPIATDAIFYAGTGNLLCRSEDRVFIFDLQQRLVIGDLQTPFIKYVVWSNDMESVALLSKHAIVIASKKLVHQCTLHETIRVKSGAWDENGIFIYTTLNHIKYCLPNGDSGIIKTLDVPIYITKVVGNTIFCLGRDGKNRAIAIDATEYIFKLSLLKKRYDHVMNMIKNSQLCGQAMIAYLQQKGFPEVALHFVKDERIRFNLALESGNIQIAVASATAIDEKDHWYRLGVEALRQGNAGIVEYAYQRTKNFERLSFLYLITGNVEKLAKMLKIAEVKNDVMGQFHNALYMGDVRERVKILENVGHLHLAYITAKVHGLHDVAERLAAELGDDLPSLPEGKKPSLLMPPSPVITSGDWPLLRVMRGIFEGGFSNIENDAEEEEYEAADGDWGEELDMVDVDGIQNGDISAILDDGEPGEEDDGEGGWELEDLELPPEAETPKASGTRSSVFVAPTPGMPVSQIWIQKSSLAADHAAAGNFDTAMRLLNRQLGIKNFTPLRSIFLDLHTSSHSYLRAFSSAPVISLAVERGWSESSSPNVRGPPALPFKLSQLDEKLKAGYKSTTAGKFTEALKTFTSILHTIPLIVVESRREVDDVKELIIIVKEYVLGLQMELKRREIKDNPARQQELAAYFTHCNLQTPHLRLALLNAMTVCYKAKNLATAANFARRLLETNPTVENHAKTARQVLGAAEKNMTDTTQLNYDFRNPFVVCGATYVPIYRGQKDVSCPYCTARFVLSQEGQLCTVCDLAVVGADASGLLCSPSQIR, from the exons ATGTTGACCAAGTTCGAGACCAAGAGTAACAGAGTGAAGGGGCTTAGTTTCCACAGCAAGAGGCCCTGGATCCTTGCGAGTCTTCACAGTGGTGTGATCCAACTATGGGATTACCGCATGGGAACCCTCATCGACAGGTTTGACGAGCATGATGGCCCCGTTAGAGGTGTTCATTTCCACAATTCTCAGCCTCTCTTTGTCTCCGGAG GGGACGATTACAAGATTAAAGTTTGGAACTACAAGCTGCATAGATGTTTGTTCACTCTTCTAGGACACCTTGATTATATTCGCACTGTGCAATTTCATCATGAGAACCCGTGGATTGTGAGTGCCAGTGATGATCAGACTATTCGCATATGGAACTGGCAATCACGAACATGTATATCTGTCCTAACGGGGCATAATCATTATGTTATGTGTGCTTCATTCCATCCAAAAGAAGATATTGTTGTGTCAGCCTCTCTGGATCAGACTGTTCGCGTTTGGGATATTGGTTCTCTCAAAAGGAAGGCTGGGCCTCCTTCAGATGATATATTGCGTTTGAGTCAGATGAACACGGATCTTTTTGGTGGTGTTGATGCAGTTGTTAAATATGTGTTGGAAGGTCATGATCGGGGAGTCAACTGGGCTGCTTTTCATCCTACACTTCCTCTCATTGTCTCTGGAGCTGATGACCGACAAGTGAAACTTTGGAGGATGAATG ATACTAAGGCATGGGAAGTGGATACTCTGCGTGGGCACATGAATAATGTTTCATGTGTTATGTTCCATGCCAAACAGGACATCATTGTATCAAATTCTGAAGATAAAAGTATTCGAGTATGGGATGCGACAAAGCGCACTGGAATTCAAACCTTCCGGAGAGAGCATGATCGATTTTGGATTCTTGCAACACATCCTGAAATGAATCTGTTGGCTGCTGGTCATGACAGTGGAATGATTGTCTTTAAACTGGAGAGAGAAAGGCCTGCTTTTGCAGTTAGTGGTGATTGTTTGTTCTATGCAAAAGACCGGTTTTTGCGTTACTATGAATTTTCAACACAGAGAGAGACACAAGTTCTTACAATTCGACGACCTGGTTCTTTAACTCTGAATCAAAGTCCGAAGACTCTTTCCTATAGCGCGTCTGAAAATGCAGTTCTTCTCTGTTCAGATGTGGAGGGTGGGTCTTATGAGTTGTATACCATATCCAAGGATGGCGCATTTATTGGTAGGGGCGATATGCAAGAGCCAAAGAAAGGTCTTGGTGGATCAGCTGTCTTTGTGGCTAGGAATAGGTTTGCGGTGCTCGACAAAACCAGCAATCAAGTCCTAGTTAAAAATCTGAAGAATGAGCTTGTTAAAAAGAGCGCTCTGCCAATTGCCACGGATGCCATATTTTATGCTGGAACAGGCAACTTGTTGTGTAGGTCAGAGGATAGGGTTTTTATATTTGATCTTCAGCAGAGGCTTGTTATTGGGGATCTTCAGACCCCTTTTATCAAGTATGTTGTCTGGTCTAATGACATGGAAAGTGTTGCCTTGCTCAGCAAACATGCCATTGTCATTGCAAGCAAGAAGCTTGTTCACCAATGCACCCTCCATGAGACAATCCGCGTGAAAAGTGGAGCATgggatgaaaatggcattttTATTTACACAACATTAAATCATATCAAGTACTGTCTTCCTAATGGCGATAGCGGGATAATAAAAACACTGGATGTCCCAATATATATCACAAAAGTTGTTGGAAACACCATATTCTGCTTGGGTCGGGATGGGAAAAACAGAGCTATAGCTATTGATGCGACTGAATATATCTTTAAGCTCTCTCTCTTGAAGAAAAGATATGACCATGTTATGAACATGATAAAGAACTCCCAGCTTTGTGGGCAGGCTATGATTGCATATCTACAGCAGAAAGGGTTTCCTGAAGTTGCCCTCCATTTTGTGAAAGATGAGAGAATTCGGTTCAATTTGGCTTTAGAGAGTGGGAACATTCAAATTGCCGTTGCATCAGCCACTGCAATTGATGAGAAAGATCACTGGTATCGATTAGGGGTTGAAGCTCTTCGACAAGGAAATGCTGGTATAGTAGAATATGCATACCAGAGGACCAAAAATTTTGAGAGATTGTCTTTCCTTTATCTCATTACTGGTAATGTGGAGAAACTTGCAAAGATGTTGAAAATTGCCGAAGTCAAGAACGATGTGATGGGCCAGTTTCACAATGCCTTATATATGGGTGATGTCCGAGAGCGTGTTAAGATTTTGGAGAATGTGGGTCATTTGCATCTGGCATACATCACTGCCAAAGTCCATGGACTACATGATGTTGCTGAAAGGCTTGCAGCTGAACTGGGGGATGATCTTCCATCTTTGCCCGAGGGGAAAAAACCATCTCTCTTGATGCCACCATCACCTGTAATAACCAGTGGTGATTGGCCCCTTCTTAGGGTGATGCGAGGCATATTTGAAGGTGGCTTTAGCAATATAGAGAacgatgctgaagaagaagagtaTGAAGCTGCTGATGGTGATTGGGGAGAGGAGCTTGATATGGTTGATGTGGATGGCATACAAAATGGAGACATCTCTGCAATTTTGGATGATGGAGAGCCAGGTGAAGAGGATGATGGAGAAGGTGGATGGGAGCTGGAAGATCTGGAGCTTCCCCCTGAAGCTGAAACTCCAAAAGCTTCTGGTACTCGATCTTCAGTTTTCGTGGCCCCAACACCTGGTATGCCAGTTAGCCAGATATGGATTCAGAAATCATCTCTTGCAGCTGATCATGCAGCCGCCGGCAATTTTGATACGGCAATGAGGTTACTGAACAGGCAACTTGGAATAAAGAACTTCACTCCCTTGAGATCCATTTTCCTTGATCTTCATACTAGCAGCCACTCCTATCTGCGTGCCTTCTCATCTGCCCCAGTTATATCACTTGCTGTTGAAAGAGGTTGGAGCGAGTCGTCTAGTCCAAATGTGAGAGGCCCACCTGCACTGCCGTTCAAACTGTCTCAATTAGATGAAAAGCTCAAAGCTGGTTATAAATCAACTACAGCAGGGAAATTCACCGAGGCCCTAAAGACATTTACCAGTATCCTTCATACAATTCCTTTGATTGTCGTTGAGTCGAGGAGGGAAGTTGATGATGTGAAGGAATTGATTATTATAGTCAAAGAATATGTTTTGGGTCTGCAAATGGAGCTAAAGAGAAGGGAAATTAAGGACAATCCAGCTCGTCAGCAGGAGCTTGCCGCATATTTTACCCATTGCAATCTCCAGACACCTCATTTGAGGCTAGCTTTGCTTAATGCAATGACTGTCTGCTACAAGGCAAAGAACCTTGCCACAGCTGCCAACTTTGCGAGGAGGCTGCTCGAGACCAATCCTACTGTCGAAAACCATGCCAAGACAGCACGGCAAGTTCTGGGAGCTGCAGAAAAGAACATGACCGATACCACACAGTTGAATTATGATTTCAGAAACCCATTTGTGGTTTGTGGTGCAACTTATGTGCCAATTTACCGCGGACAGAAGGATGTTTCTTGTCCGTATTGCACTGCACGCTTTGTGCTGAGCCAGGAGGGTCAGCTATGCACTGTGTGTGACCTTGCAGTTGTAGGGGCCGATGCTTCTGGATTGCTCTGTTCTCCTTCCCAGATACGTTGA